In Falco biarmicus isolate bFalBia1 chromosome 5, bFalBia1.pri, whole genome shotgun sequence, a single genomic region encodes these proteins:
- the LOC130150693 gene encoding phospholipase A2-like gives MGRLLLLLLLLLLQAVWKGALGKSHSLHTRGIIELAGAISCGTGRSPLAYIGYGCYCGLGGRGWPKDKTDWCCHRHDCCYDKAEKEGCSPKAQRYQWACEQNTVQCDNLTDRCEKMVCLCDQEAAKCWGAAPYNPHFILWPDFLCGQTHPTCHFRYKGAE, from the exons ATGGGccgcctgctgctgctgctgctgctgctgctgcttcaggcaG TCTGGAAAGGTGCTCTGGGAAAATCCCATTCACTGCACACCCGAGGAATCATCGAATTGGCAGGAGCTATCTCGTGTGGCACGGGACGGTCTCCCTTGGCATATATCGGCTACGGATGCTACTGTGGACTGGGAGGACGAGGCTGGCCTAAAGATAAGACAGACTG GTGTTGCCACAGGCACGACTGCTGCTACGAcaaggcagaaaaggaaggcTGCAGCCCCAAGGCACAGCGCTACCAGTGGGCATGTGAGCAGAACACGGTGCAGTGCG ataaCCTGACAGACCGGTGTGAAAAAATGGTGTGCCTGTGTGACCAAGAAGCAGCCAAGTGTTGGGGAGCAGCCCCATACAACCCACACTTCATCCTTTGGCCAGATTTTTTATGTGGACAGACTCATCCCACCTGCCATTTCAGATACAAGGGGGCAGAATAG